One window of Psychrobacillus sp. FSL H8-0483 genomic DNA carries:
- the thiE gene encoding thiamine phosphate synthase, which yields MCMSLNFDKYFIMGTINCQRDPLVVLEAALQAGITIFQLREKGENALTGDAYVQFARKCQKLCHDYRVPFLINDDVELALKLDADGIHVGQDDLNIELFRKRAENKIIGVSVHTMEELEKAVLNGADYVGIGPIFETSSKKDAKPPAGVAFLKKARTDYPNVPIVAIGGISPSNSSIVRQAGADGVAVVSAISLSEDIWKTVSEI from the coding sequence ATGTGTATGTCGCTGAATTTCGATAAATATTTTATTATGGGTACGATTAATTGTCAACGTGATCCATTAGTTGTCCTAGAAGCCGCATTACAAGCCGGTATTACGATATTTCAATTAAGAGAAAAGGGTGAAAATGCACTTACTGGGGATGCCTATGTACAATTTGCACGTAAATGCCAAAAATTATGTCACGATTACAGAGTGCCATTTTTAATAAATGACGATGTAGAGCTTGCTTTAAAGCTTGATGCTGATGGGATTCATGTTGGTCAGGATGATTTAAATATTGAACTGTTTCGTAAGCGTGCAGAAAATAAAATCATCGGTGTTTCGGTGCATACAATGGAAGAACTGGAGAAGGCGGTTTTAAATGGTGCAGATTATGTTGGGATTGGACCCATTTTTGAAACATCATCAAAAAAAGATGCAAAACCACCAGCAGGGGTTGCATTTTTAAAGAAAGCGAGAACCGACTATCCGAACGTCCCCATTGTAGCAATTGGTGGTATTTCACCATCAAACAGTAGTATCGTACGTCAAGCCGGGGCTGATGGTGTTGCAGTTGTTTCTGCCATTAGTCTAAGTGAAGATATTTGGAAGACTGTTAGCGAAATTTAA
- the thiD gene encoding bifunctional hydroxymethylpyrimidine kinase/phosphomethylpyrimidine kinase: protein MITLTIAGSDSGGGAGIQADIKTFQELGVFGTSVITALTAQNTLGVHGIFPTTVQFVEAQLKVVLEDFDVKAIKTGMLFNAEIIECVAATLKNRALPLIVDPVMIAKGGASLLQQEAIQSLKNKLLPIATVCTPNIPEAEVISGRAIHTEQELFLAAQDILSLGVQCVVMKGGHLAGDKAVDAVFIKGEVPYFVKTNRFETKHTHGTGCTFSAALTAEMAKGKSLQEAVLEAKKFVQLAISNPLNIGHGFGPTNHFAYRQFEGKCDVYVAEFR from the coding sequence ATGATTACATTAACGATAGCAGGTTCAGATAGTGGAGGCGGAGCAGGCATTCAGGCGGATATTAAAACGTTTCAAGAGCTTGGTGTATTTGGCACAAGTGTCATCACTGCTTTAACAGCCCAAAATACGTTAGGTGTACATGGCATTTTTCCAACAACTGTACAATTTGTAGAAGCACAATTGAAGGTGGTCCTTGAAGATTTTGATGTGAAAGCTATTAAAACAGGCATGTTGTTTAATGCAGAGATTATTGAGTGTGTCGCTGCTACACTTAAAAATAGAGCCTTACCTCTTATCGTTGACCCTGTGATGATTGCGAAGGGCGGTGCGAGCTTGCTTCAACAAGAGGCGATACAATCTCTTAAAAATAAACTGCTACCGATTGCAACGGTTTGCACACCGAATATACCAGAAGCAGAGGTCATAAGTGGTCGAGCTATTCATACGGAACAAGAACTTTTCCTAGCTGCTCAAGATATTCTCTCTCTTGGCGTACAATGTGTGGTTATGAAAGGTGGTCATTTAGCTGGTGACAAGGCGGTTGATGCGGTGTTTATAAAAGGGGAGGTTCCTTATTTCGTAAAAACGAATCGATTTGAAACAAAACACACGCACGGAACAGGCTGTACATTTTCAGCCGCATTAACAGCAGAAATGGCAAAAGGAAAATCCTTGCAAGAAGCCGTTTTGGAAGCGAAAAAATTTGTCCAGTTAGCGATCAGCAACCCACTAAATATTGGGCATGGCTTTGGTCCAACGAATCATTTTGCCTATCGTCAGTTTGAAGGGAAGTGTGATGTGTATGTCGCTGAATTTCGATAA
- a CDS encoding sensor domain-containing diguanylate cyclase, whose product MGILYFSLGLIAGIVILQIYIKYEKVKWKTKFENEKRIFQLVESSKDLIYYYEVKPKYKFRYTSPSIEQMLGEGLVEKGYQNPYLIFELIHPDDYDVLFRKINGDGDYSKPFIQRWSDDKGQYKWFEEYATPIYKNGEMVAIEGILRDITEKVKLQQELKYQISHDALTGIYNRNYFEENMEKYNKHLDTSIAIILCDLDELKYMNDNYGHKKGDVYIQEYAKLLKQYFSDNTIVARIGGDEFAIIVLNPSKEQVEYHCEKLTNKISEYNINSKDIKIKVSMGYAFSGHSIGNMENLLAKADKNMYRDKNKKKSQNLISS is encoded by the coding sequence ATGGGAATACTATATTTTTCTTTAGGTCTAATTGCGGGAATAGTAATTCTCCAAATTTACATAAAGTATGAAAAAGTTAAATGGAAGACGAAATTTGAGAATGAAAAGAGAATTTTTCAATTAGTAGAAAGTTCAAAGGATCTTATCTATTATTATGAAGTCAAGCCAAAATATAAATTTAGATATACTAGCCCTTCGATTGAACAAATGTTAGGAGAGGGATTAGTAGAGAAAGGGTATCAAAATCCGTATCTCATTTTTGAACTCATCCATCCAGATGATTATGACGTGTTGTTTAGAAAAATTAATGGGGATGGGGATTATAGTAAGCCATTTATACAACGTTGGAGTGATGATAAAGGTCAGTATAAATGGTTCGAGGAATATGCAACTCCTATATATAAAAATGGAGAAATGGTAGCAATAGAAGGGATTTTAAGGGATATTACTGAAAAGGTAAAGCTACAACAGGAGTTAAAATATCAGATTAGCCATGATGCTTTGACAGGCATATACAACCGAAACTATTTTGAGGAAAATATGGAGAAATACAACAAACATTTAGATACATCTATAGCCATTATTTTATGCGATTTGGATGAATTGAAGTATATGAACGATAATTATGGTCACAAAAAAGGTGATGTTTATATACAAGAATATGCAAAACTATTAAAACAATATTTCTCAGATAATACGATTGTTGCAAGGATTGGTGGAGATGAATTTGCAATCATCGTTTTAAATCCGAGTAAAGAACAGGTTGAATATCACTGTGAAAAGCTCACTAATAAGATTAGTGAGTATAATATAAACAGCAAAGACATTAAAATCAAAGTATCGATGGGGTACGCTTTTTCGGGACATTCTATAGGAAACATGGAGAATCTATTAGCTAAAGCCGATAAAAATATGTACCGAGATAAAAATAAGAAAAAGAGTCAAAATTTAATTAGCTCATAA